A DNA window from Arachis duranensis cultivar V14167 chromosome 3, aradu.V14167.gnm2.J7QH, whole genome shotgun sequence contains the following coding sequences:
- the LOC107474582 gene encoding uncharacterized protein LOC107474582, whose protein sequence is MSAEIRSRGDIVLNIASSGIASLLLPNGRTAHSRFKIPLNITKDFVCNIKPGSPQVMLLLKAKLIIWDETPMVIRYCYKVLDKSLGDIMRFSPTYNKDFPFGGKVIVLGGDLNKFFLSFHEDRDKLILPLKVLSDGESEICLPGDIVIPSLDQAFDKLVHFSYPNILDNMSSKGFFKVRTILAPMLDIVEDVNNHLMAIIPREKKLYLSSDSICMDEENMESQLDLYGLELLNSINCSDLTPHKLILKIGIPVMLLRN, encoded by the exons ATGTCTGCTGAGATTCGCTCAAGGGGTGATATTGTGTTAAATATTGCTTCAAGTGGTATTGCATCTTTACTTCTTCCCAATGGAAGAACGGCACACTCAAGGTTCAAAATACCGCTGAATATAACTAAGGATTTTGTATGTAACATCAAACCTGGCTCTCCTCAAGTAATGCTGCTGTTGAAAGCCAAACTTATAATTTGGGATGAGACTCCAATGGTTATTAGGTACTGCTATAAAGTGCTTGATAAAAGCTTAGGTGATATCATGAGGTTTTCTCCAACATATAACAAAGATTTTCCCTTTGGAGGAAAAGTGATTGTACTAGGTGGAGACTTAAACAAATTCTTTCTATCATTTCACGAGGATCGGGACAAATTAATCTTACCTTTGAAAGTTTTGTCAG ATGGTGAATCTGAGATATGTCTTCCAGGAGATATTGTTATTCCTTCTTTGGACCAAGCATTTGATAAGTTGGTTCATTTttcttatccaaatattttggaTAACATGTCCTCAAAGGGTTTTTTCAAAGTAAGAACTATATTGGCTCCCATGCTGGACATCGTTGAAGATGTCAACAACCATCTGATGGCTATCATTcctagagaaaaaaaattatatcttagtTCGGATTCGATTTGTATGgatgaagaaaatatggagagtCAACTAGATCTCTATGGTCTTGAATTACTGAATAGCATAAATTGCTCTGATTTGACTCCACATAAATTAATACTCAAGATTGGTATTCCGGTGATGTTACTGAGGAATTGA